In Mangifera indica cultivar Alphonso chromosome 7, CATAS_Mindica_2.1, whole genome shotgun sequence, the genomic window AGCATTATGCCATTGTTGTGGTGCCTACTTTAAATCATAGAGAGATTTCTTCAAATGGTAAACAAAATTAGGATTATCTTTATCAACAAAACCTGTGGTTGTGTCGTGAATACATCTTCCTTTGAATTCTCATGTAAAAAGGCATTATTAACATTCAATTGTTTGACATCCCAACCAAAAGAAACAAcaagattgaaaattatttttattgtatttgattttactACCGATGAAAAAGTATTAGAAAAGTCTATTTTAAGGTGTTGATGAAGCCCCTTAGCCATCAAATGagatttatatctatcaatagTCCCATCCATTTTTTGCTTAATTCTATACACCCACTTGCATCCAATtagattttattgattattgtgAGACACTTGTCGCCAACTACCGTTGCATATTAACACATTAATCTCCTCTTGTATTACTTCATGCCACTAAGGAAATTATTGAGCTTGGGTAAAAGTCGTTCGTGTTAACATAGAAGAAGACTTAGCAAAAAACCATTTTGGCTTTAATTTCCTTGTTTAAGCTTGGGTAATCATATGATGGGTTCTAGTTGGTTGTGaggaatttaaatttatagtagtTGTGGTTGAatcaaaatttgtatataaatctACAACAATTGGTTGAGATAAGAAGGAGTTTGAAGTCAACTGATTTGGCTTGGGACTTGTTGGAATTAGGTTTGATTAAGGAGGGGTGCCTAAAATATCTAGCCCATTGTGTGGTAGTAAAAAATTTCGAACTACTAATGAATTTGGAACCGTAATTGTGCTATTTAAATATGTACTTAAATTATTGATTGGAGTTGAAAAACATGCtcatcaaaaacaatattacaaaaaataaataaataattaatcaaaagatCAACATATTTGTATCCTTTATACACTTTACTATGACCAAGAAAAACACAAGTTTTGGAACGAtagtctaatttattttttgaataaggTTTTAGCCAAATGTAACATagacattaaaaaatttcaggATCATTATAATTTGACTTGATATTAAAATGAACCTCATAATGACAAAGTTTACGAGAGTGATTAATGGAaagttgattaataaaaaaaattgcatgctCAAACACTTCATGCCAATATTTTGAAGGAATAGAAGCATTATGTATTAAAGCTCTAGAAGTTTCAACTATATGTCTATGCTTACCATTTGCACATCCATTTTTCTTAGTTGTATGTAGGCAAGAAATTTTTTGACTCTTCCCTTTTTTCTTAAGATATGAAGTTAAGGCTCTAAATTTACCACCTTAGACAACTTGAAATGATTTTACTTGCAAACCAAAAAATTTTTCTACCAATTTCCAAAAGTGAATGAAGACATCAAACACTTCAAACTTatgttgaagaaaataaatccaACAATATTTGCtctaatgataaaaaaaagattacacAATAATGATGACCTGCAAAAGAAGGAACATGTTAAGAACACCGAACACAtgaacaaattaatttcaaCGGTTTTGTAGAAAAAAACTAGAATCATAAAAGGGTAATTTATGAGACTTGCTAACTTGACAAGCATAACACAAACTAGAAACATTAATAGTGGAATAAGAAATATCATTGTGATGCAAAGCTTGCTTCACAAGGTGATGATTTGCATGTCCAAGCTAAGAACGCCAAGTttgaaatgagaaaagaaaCAATGCAAGAGCAAAGATAGAATTCAATGTAAAGCGCGCTATTATTCTAACCTTTGTAAAGCACATACTTCATGAGGATATCCTTCACAATATAAAAGTTACGAAAGAACTCAatagaaacataattatttctTGTAAACAAACTCATAGACAAGTGATTTTGACATGAATTTGGTGCACACAAGATATCTTTAAGAAGAAAGGAATTATTATTCAATGAAATGGTAGAATAGCCAAtgtgagagagagaaatttCTTTTACCATTGCCCATTATGATCTCATCAGTGCATTGATAACAAGTATGGTGATGTAGATTATCCAAATTTATTGTAATATGATAATTCACTCCAGAATCAACAATTTAAGATTGAGAGGTAGTGTAATTAACAGTTAAGGCTAAATTGGATGCAAGCTTAAAGGGACTTGGATGTaaagttgttgaaaattttggacTAGAGCATGTACGGACAATATGCTCGAATCCTTGGAAATTATggcattttatcaaattttcattcataatgGAAGAATAACAATGGAAGGATGATTGACGATTTCCATAGTGTGTAGTTGGCAGAATAGCCTCTGAAGTAGCAAAAGCATCATTTTTCAATTGTAATTCTTCGGCTTTAAAGTCATATAAATCAACATAGGAAATTGGTTCAAGATGCACTTCCATTGTCGTTAGAAATTCTTGTTGTAAGCGATAGAAGCATAAAATTGTTTTCTaaaaaagctttttttttttttttttaactgtggAAGCTGATGGGTTCCTTGATATAACACTCTTATTTCAAGGTTTTCTGTCTCTGAATGCTTTTACCACTCGATTTAAAACATGTCATCTTGAGAACGCTACAACTTTTCGCAGATGGTATGCATGGGCATCTATTTTTTGGAATGTTTGACTGATTAGTCACGTATACTAATAACTCCCTTATTTCAAGGTTTTGTTGATGCTATTATCGTTCAGGAAGATGGATGAAAGGCCAATGACAAAACCCGGTCAGAATGTTTGCTGTTTGTAAATCGCAAAAGATTCAAATACCCAAAAAGTATGCTTCATGTTATGTAAATGTTTTGAATTCCACATATGGGTTgcaaattgttattatttacaCTTTTTTATTGATACTCTTCAGGAAAAGGACGCTGGATGAGGTTTGTCCTGAAAGGTTTCAGCAATATGGTCGAACTCATATAAAGTACTGGATTTTACAAGGTAAACTCAATTCTTGAATTGCATCTAATGTAATTTAGTATTTCACTTGGCTTTGTAGTTGCTGTCATCATATGAGTACAGTGTACAAAGACATATTTAAAACTTGGTTTTGCTCCTAACTATTTTTCTCGGATAGTATTTGGGCCTAGTTTAAATCTAATACTATCACTGATGAGGTTTGCTATGGTACTGACCCTGGTAACATTAACATGCTGATGTATTCGATAGTGACAGCAAACAATTTTTCAGTCATCGGAATATTCACTTTGCATACCTACTAAAGCGTCTTTACctggaatgaaaaaaattgtcttcTGTAACCAAAAAGTTGCCATGTAACACTACTGGCCAGTACCATAATATGATGCATTATTGACTCTTGCTTGATACTGGGTGTTTAGATGCCCTACTTTTAAACCGTTCAGGTATGAAAAAGGACTTGTTTTGCAAACTCCTTTTTATTTCCTTTGTTGTGAAAGGAATCAGAAAGAATCGTTGGTTGACTTATGTTGTTTGATTACTTGATTAAGCTCTTTCTCTTGTTGTCTGTTCTCGTACATGTTGCTAGTGTAGGTAAAATTTTAGTTGATGGAAAAATGATGAACAAAGCCGGAACACCAATCTCTGATAAGGCAATTGTAGAAATAAATGCTGAAGTGCCAAAATATGTATGTAGGTGATTATTCCGTGAGAcaacctttcttttaattttagagatcaaaatattttttgttcgTGCCATTGGTGTGTCAtgtgacatttatttattttcttctgttAATTGGTCCAGAGCAGGACATGGTAAAAGTTTAGTAGATAGTTTATTCAATTTCCAGTAATTGggttaaattaatttacttggtttaaattaaataatatcagttCCATTATAATTCGTTGCCCTAGctaacatatattataaaaagaacTAATAGTTAGCAACACAATCTCTATGAGATCggtattttttcaatattacttAACCGACTCATATAAATGTGAGCTAGACACAATAGTACACATTGAGTGGAAGTTCAAATAGAGCAGCTGCAAAGTAGTCAAGCACTCATGTACAAATTGGTGCAAAAGGAGGTCAATCCGAACTTTATAACCACTTCAAGGGACAGTGCCTATCCTTTCAAAGGATTATGATGCGGGTAGTCTTCCAACACTCACAAATCTTCACTAATCCTATAGTAGCCTTTAATTTGCATTGCCTTGGTCATCGTAATTGAGGACTACTCCTTGTTATCTACAAGATCCCAAATGTTTGCACCACCAATATCAATCAACATGAAACCTATATTTGGTGAAAGAGCTTTCTCCTCCACCTACTATTCGCTGCCtagattagggttttttagAGAGGGTTGAAGACATTAAAGGCAAAAATGATACCCTACATATTGGTCATGGGTTCTTCGGCACTTCTAGACCAAGCATTAAATAGTTCCTACCATTTGAGATAACTTAACGGCACACGTCTTCATTCCAACATGTAAGAAACGTAATAAACAAAACATGCACAACATCTAAATCGAATTGATAAGGACAAGACTCACATATATGACATATTAAATGCTCAAAATAGAGACGTCATGTTTGTAAATTATCATAAACACTAATCTAATCATTATGTATTATTCATTTGTGTAGAGAGACAAACAGTTTCTAAAATCGTGCTCACACTCAAAAAATTAAGAGACAGTTATAATACAGTCAAAATTTCTCATTTATCAAACTTATGAATTTGACACTCATAAAATAGCTAGCAGACAATAGATAGATTTGTTGTTAACTTATGGGTTGATTCAATATGCAAATAGAATTCATTTCAACTACAGGCAATAAAGAGAACAAGAATTGACCATTACCACAACTTTCGTTATTCTCTCAACATTTATAACAATTTCTTATTATTGTAGTACCATTTCTCATAACTTCTAcagttataattaaaatatagttaTTCTTCTATTATTTTGGGAGCATACATTCATCAGATAACAACACTCATTAAAAGACATGATTCAACACTTTACTTATTGAGCTATGCATATAACCCTAGTCTCTCTTCTTACAAATTTAAGGTTATACAAAAGTTCAGGGCATGGAAGAGTACCCCACAGCTTATATAATTCTTATTGTTACTTTGTTGATGCCAATCCCATCAATAACAAGTACCATTCTCCTTATagaaatctatttattatttgtttatgcaaatttgatttaattatgcTTCCTTCATATTGATTCTCCATTTGGATTTGATTGAGGCAAGCTTGCATATTTTCTCCGATATCTTTGACTTATTAGAGCCTTGTGTCTCCTTGACTTTATCTTTAGAAATTTCCTTCTTAATGATGTTATATTTCAACTATTTCAACTATTGATTTTGGATTCTCCTTTTGACAAAATTGAGCATCCCTTTGTGAAAACTCAGTTCACCCCTATCAAACCCCACCacataaattttcatctttgattttGTACACCTTTTTTGACAATATTGAATCTTCTTTTTCGAAAAGACAGTTTTACCCTCATTAAACactaacattttctttatttcactttttcttttctttcttggaATCTTTGGAAGTGGGTAAATGAATTtgtaagattattattattattattattattattattttggttataTAGGCAAGGCTAAAAAccattgaaaatataataaaaaaattaatttataccattattttttaaaattattaattacttttaataatcaattttttttaaaactcaaaaaatagtattatatatataaataatgtgtataaataataagtatatatttatgtaaaaataataatatattttttaataataaaaaatctcaatcgtatcaaattatataaaagtttatatttattatttatatatatttttttattaaatcaataataattggTCATGATAACCTCGGAAAGGCTATCGAAATCAaccaattcaaaccaaaattaaaaattgtaaaaaaggtcaaaatcCGTCTAATTCATGAAGAATACCACCAACAATGTCGTAACCATGTCTACATATTTTAgtcaaaaatcaagaaaaagttaataaaattattttaaaatgttccTTAAATCAGGCCCTTTGGCAGTTGGTTGCTTTTGCTCcaatcattaacaaaaatatttaatttttcacactttctaaaaaatttcaaaacaattaaaGTAACTTTGAATGGTCAAGCAACAGAGatatagaaaaaatagaaattgcaAGTTGCAACCaaaccaacaaaaaaataaccatttttccgcgaattttttattatttttataaatttttctaatataattttattttttattttttaaatgcttTTTTATTCTCTCCAGCTCAGCTCAGCTTAGCTTACAGCAGACCAcaacatgaaaaagaaaagcagaaaaaggaaaaatgaaaaagaaaaggccaaacgactatttcccacccaaggtatgctgtaatgacaagtttcctccctttaactatggaaataccaaacacccacccatggccagttaaatttaacggggttaagggtaaaattgtcattttctctataatattaaaaaataaactaaaatataatttccttttgccccctaaagtttgaaaacaaaaattttcccccagcctaagtttaagaaaatggcagtttcaccctagggtttggttttgaaatctccggcgacctctccggctccgttgccgacggtttctccctcccgaagaatcttctccttccggtgatcggtttcctcccatttggaggtccgatcgtcgccggaaaagtggtgggagacgaagaacttcgtcggggaagacgaagaacttcgtcttccccgacgaagttcttcgtctcccaccgcttttccggcgacgatcggacctccaaatgggaggaaaccgatcaccggaaggagaagattcttcgggagggagaaaccgtcggcaacggagccggagaggtcgccggagatttcaaaaccaaaccctagggtgaaactgctattttcttaaacttaggctgggggaaaattttttttttcaaactttaggggggcaaaaggagataaaattttcaggcgttagggttctgttaaatttaactggccatgggtgggtgtttggtatttccatagttaaaggggggaaacttgtcattacagcataccttgggtgggaaatagtcgtttggccaaaagaAAACCATAGCAAAGGCAAAAAGCAAAAACAGCCAGAGAAGCCAAACTGCCTTTTAACTTACTCTTGCACAATATCGTTTCTCTCTCCGTCGTTTGCGCCATCGTCTAGAGCCTCCTCTTCCCCATACGGCATCGTTTCGTGGGTCCCTTTTCAATCTCCAAATTTCTCTATTTGATCGGtaaaaaactcttttttaatctcttgtcatgtaatttttttgaatttttaaaatttgttttctgGGTTTGTTTCGTGTTTTGTGAAATGGGTTCATCGGATTCGGATCGGGTTTTTTCGGTATGTTGATTTGAACCTTTAGATTATCTTTTTGGGtcaaatttggttcaaaatttcatttgttttttattcttaattttgtgaattagggtttggtttggtttggtttgatttttcttagatcttttaaagtttttattttttttgataatttgtgttatgtTCCTTAGTTTTTTGCCTCAGGAAAAAAATTCCTTTGTGGGTTTGATACAAGGCCTGTAAAAATGTTACATGTTTTTATATGCTTTTTATGTTAATGGAattattctatataaatttcattttttgttactATTTTTGTGTTGATTTTACTCATATGATGCTGGACGTTGCCAAGATGCCGGTATAGGTAACGCAAAACCATTAATTCTAGTAACCTTTCTGCAATTGTTTTAAGGTAGCATGGGAGTTTCGCTGATTTTGTATGTAAATATTGTTGTCTGTGTGCtagaaatgttttattattatattttgatgacCGAGTCCTTTTTATATGGATTTTggaagtatttttttattttgaataggCGTAAAGGCTGTTCTTTTGATAGGGTGTGCATTAAAGctgttttgttttttcgtttagcaaattgtgttgtgggATTTTAAGGTTTGTGGCATCTGacatttgaagaagaaaattgttatgttttttctttcttgtcaaAATTTGGGGTTAAAATACTTTAGGTAAGTTGGATTGGTTCTagtaataattatgttttagtCTGTGTAGGTTGTTTGCAAAGCCTACTTAATATAACAGTGTGGTTATGTAAGAGCATAGTTAGTAAATACGCGTATTATTCGTGTTCCCATATTATTCGCGTATTAAacacatttaaaagaatttttgaacTCAAAATGTATTAAACGCATATTTTACGTCATTCTCGTATTAAACATGAACTAtacaccatattttttaatttttggctaaatttaaagtacaaaattgtCCCTTCTATTTTCACTTATTTACGAAAATGCCACTGCTATTTAAGTAAAACCcaataaaatttctttcttaattcctAAATTTTGCGTTTTCCTCCCCTGTGCCTGTATAAAGATTCACTCTGATCTGAAGTCTAAAATTCAaactgattaatttatttatttttcttaattaactggtatattacttattatacaaagaattatgattatgtattatgtattatgttatattagacttaatagttaaattaaatactttatatttgaattgttatattgatttttaataagagatttacaaaaagtactaaaattattatgatattaccgtatttttaaaaaagtattattgaCGATGTGTCGTATTAAACATGTATATACACGTTCCGTACTTTTCTCGTATGAAAATTTTAGGGCCGTTTTTTCACAAACGTATTTTTCATTATTCGCCGTATTATACCCGTATAATTTGCTTACCCATTTTTTTCCATTCTTGTATTTACTACTAGGTGTAAGAGTAAGTCTAATGtagcttaaatttaaattgagtaaGGATTTGGTGTTGTAAGTTAATGCACTCATACGATAGGTTGAGAGGGATTTCTCGCGACAAGGTAGATGATTGTTGGAAAGAGAGCAAAGCTAAAGGTGGAATggaaaaaattcaagttttcagTTCAAGGAGTTCACTGCAATTTTTGCTCTAATCTTGATGtgaattaattagaaaaatatctGGCTGGTATTTAAACCAGGGTTGAATAGAATTTTTTGGGATTTAGTGCTGCATGTTTATAATCCATGCTCTTTTGAGTGatcattatttatgtttgaatgTGTGCTATGGAATATGTAACTTTGTAAGGGTAAATGTATTCACCTGAGggaattttaatagttttagattattgaTTGGTTAATTAGTTGAAAGTTTTGGAAACTCATGTTGTGGAGATATATTAGTGTGTTATGTAGCCTGTGTGGTCTAAATTGTCTCAGTTGTCTTAATTATTGTATGTTTACTGCAGGTAAATGCATGGTattgtttaattgaaaaagtaaCGAGATACGACACCTTTTAATGCCCAGTAAATGGCTTCAGTGGGCGTGGTACCTACTTCTTTCTTGAGAGAATCTAGTGGCCACACCAGTGGTGTTGATAAACTGCCTGAGGAGATGAATGACATGAAAATTAGGGATGAAAAGGTATATATTtcactgtttttttttctcatataattttttttcctggtaataagaataattattacCAAATATAGCCATTGGTACTCATTTGTTGGCCTAAATTTGTAGGAAATTGAAGCTACAGTTGTTGATGGTAATGGGACCGAGACAGGTCATATAATAGTCACAACCATTGGTGGCAGAAATGGTCAGCCTAAACAGGTAcagtttttttctatattctttatttttctcttggAATGTTACATATTGTGGTTTTGATACGTCAAGGCATACTTCTTGGTACTGTTTTGTTGTTGATCTTTATTCATTTTCTAAGTGATCAGTTTCAGTGTACTTATATTAAAGCGTTTTGCTGTGCTGTCCATTATACTGCAATAAGTTTCCCTTTTTTAGGAGTATTTTGCATGCTTTGGATGGTTTTCAGCAATATATGTAGTTGGTGATGCAGACATCTTGTTAACTTGTACAGCTTTCATTCAGTTTGTGCTATATTAGATCATATTTGctgaaaaatgtttataatgTTAATACTTGATTTGGCATGGAATTTCTTCCTCAGGCATTAGTATGTCTTGTTTAGATGTATGAAACCAGCCAAATAAGTTTTTAcgttttttaacaattatttgcTGGTATGAAAGCTTTATCTATTTGAATTTTGTTGTATTAATTGTTTTCCTCTAATTGATTGCATCTGCTCAAAATGCTAGACAATTAGCTACATGGCTGAGCGCATTGTTGGACAAGGGTCATTTGGAGTTGTCTTCCAGGTAAGCATGTTATGTACTGGCAGGTGCTTTATACTTTTTTAACCGAGTTAGTTACTAACTACTGCTTTTATCTTGCTTTTCTGATTTAGGCCAAGTGTTTAGAGACAGGTGAGACTGTGGCAATAAAGAAGGTTCTTCAGGATAAGAGGTACAAAAATCGTGAACTCCAAACTATGCGTCTTCTTGACCATCCAAATGTGGTCTCTTTGAAGCATTGCTTCTTTTCAACAACTGAAAAGGATGAACTTTATCTTAATCTTGTTCTTGAGTACGTTCCTGAAACTGTTCATCGTGTGATCAAACACTTCAACAAGTTGAACCAGAGGATGCCAATGATATATGTAAAACTTTATGCTTATCAGGTATGGGGTTGattatatgtatttgatttctcTACCAATTttgacaattattataatatttttttgatatttttactttGTTATTCTTCAGTTCTGCTTGGTTGATGAAAAccaattttgataattttttttatcaatttgtttttgtgaaaattaatttttgagattTCTCTATGTTTTTGTTGCTTTACAGATCTTCAGGGCTTTGTCTTACATTCATTGCAGTATTGGAGTGTGTCATCGGGACATTAAACCTCAAAATCTATTGGTATGTTTACACAGTTATCTATGTACCTTTGATTAGATTGATTATATTGGCAGGAGACACCTTctttgttatataaatatggtCTTTTTTTCTAATAAGAAACCTAAGTATGGACATTTATTTTAAGTTCAATTCTACTTTTGTGTTTATTTATGGTTCTATTTACGTTGTGCAGGTAAATCCACATACTCACCAGGTTAAACTATGTGATTTCGGAAGTGCAAAAATATTGGTATGCcatgatttttgtttttgtttataatgTCATCCTGAAACAATCTCTCTTCTTGTTTGATTGTATGGTCTGCTATACTAATTTTGCATGATGTTTGACAGTTGAAAGGGGAACCGAATATATCCTATATCTGCTCCAGGTATTATAGAGCACCTGAGCTTATATTTGGTGCAACTGAGTACACCACAGCCATTGATATATGGTCTGCAGGCTGTGTTGTGGCTGAGCTACTGCTTGGAAAGGTAGGAACTTGAACTAAAGGTTCATTAAACTTCAGCGGTCTCAATATCTATGATTAactaatgaatttaatttacatTCTTTCCAGCCTCTCTTTCCTGGCAATAGTGGAGTTGACCAACTTGTTGAGATAATTAAGGTAAGAATAAGCTTAATTAATATAGTGGTTCTAATTACTTGTGGTGAAACATTTCATATAGTCCTGATAAATCTTGCTGctaagatgatttttttttttttttttaaatctttttgcAAACTTATTGACTGAGGGTGGAATTAGGGCGTTTTGTGGTGCAATATTTACCTGCTCTAAATTTGCCAGTGTTCTAGATATTTTAGCTTGTTGGTGGTCAGTTGGAAGATAACCTTTCTCGGCTTGGTAATTGGGCTCATGGCAATGTTTATCTTATTGGCTTAATTATTCCTATTGATTTGATATTCATACTTCTCATTGTGTTAAAAGGAAGATGTGTTGTCtgattattattaaattgactAATGCCTAACGCCacatataatgaaattattttgcaGGTATTAGGTACTCCTACAAGGGAGGAAATAAAATGCATGAATCCAAACTATACCGAGTTTAAATTCCCCCAGATTAAAGCTCACCCATGGCACAAGGTATCAGGAATCATCAATTGAAGTTGCGTTgtggatttaaaaaataaaatttacaatatgTTTTATATTCCCTTGTCTTtgtcacataatgatatatcgttGATTCTTTTTCACTAGATATTCCCGAAACGCATGCCTCATGAAGCTGTTGATCTGGTCTCAAGACTGCTACAATACTCTCCCAACTTGCGATGCACAGCTGTAAGTACCTACTTAGAAATTAGAATGTGTtgctcatttcttttatttgatatttctaaATGAGCTCCATGACAGCACttatttagaaaactaacaatctCACAGCTTGCCTTGTGAAAGAGAAGGGATCCCTGTTTGCCTAATTTATTGAATCATGTGCCTTTTGTTTTAGCATGTGCGATTGTGCTCCATGACACTGATCATGAATTTGGTGTGCAAAAGAGTTGTGACATGAGATGGGCTGCctgattcttattttttattggagAAGTTATAATTAGACTGTTCATGTGTTAGTGGGAGCCATGTCTCTGTTGTTGAGATAACAgtatattgattaatttttggaGATAGCCTTACTTTTTATTAGATTAAGGTTTGATTTGTACAATCTGTTTATTTCTGAATCTTAAATGCGGTTGAtatctcaaaaattttattccCATTGTAGTTAGATGCTTTGATTCATCCATTCTTTGATGAGCTGCGCAACCCAAACACTCGCTTGCCAAATGGACGTTTCCTTCCGCCATTGTTTAACTTCAAATCTCATGGTATGAAATCACTCAAAGCAACTTCCTTTTAACACCTCTTTATCTCAGTGCACATTATTAACCAATGAACTGTTCTTGATATGTGTCTGCTGCCGTGCTCTCTCCACCAGAGCTTAAGGGTGTCCAT contains:
- the LOC123221302 gene encoding shaggy-related protein kinase NtK-1; the encoded protein is MASVGVVPTSFLRESSGHTSGVDKLPEEMNDMKIRDEKEIEATVVDGNGTETGHIIVTTIGGRNGQPKQTISYMAERIVGQGSFGVVFQAKCLETGETVAIKKVLQDKRYKNRELQTMRLLDHPNVVSLKHCFFSTTEKDELYLNLVLEYVPETVHRVIKHFNKLNQRMPMIYVKLYAYQIFRALSYIHCSIGVCHRDIKPQNLLVNPHTHQVKLCDFGSAKILLKGEPNISYICSRYYRAPELIFGATEYTTAIDIWSAGCVVAELLLGKPLFPGNSGVDQLVEIIKVLGTPTREEIKCMNPNYTEFKFPQIKAHPWHKIFPKRMPHEAVDLVSRLLQYSPNLRCTALDALIHPFFDELRNPNTRLPNGRFLPPLFNFKSHELKGVHVEILVKLVPEHARKQCPFLGL